Below is a genomic region from Fibrobacter sp..
TGATCAGTTCGTCGCCCGCGTTGTGCCCCAGGGTGTCGTTCACCTCCTTCAGGCCGTTGATGTCGATGGAGAAGAAAATCATGTTGTCCGGAATGGGGGAGCCCTTCATCTGGCGGTAGTTCTGTTCGTAGGCGTTGCGGTTGTACACGCCGGTCAGGGAATCCACCTCGGCCTCAACCACCAGGCGCTCGTTGCGCTCCTGCGCCACCACGAAAATATGCACGATGATGCAGCCGATGAACGTGCCTACGGAATAGAACGGAGCGTCGGGATACAGCAGCTGGAACACCCCCGTAAGCAGCGGCGCCATCACGAACATGAGCACCGCGGAGTACTTTTTGCGCTTGTCGCTTGAACTACGAAAAAGGGCGAAGGTGGTCAAAATACCCGTGACCACGTAGAACGCGTACTGGTTCAAGAAGGCCACTTCCCTGAACAGCTCGGTCTTGTACTGGTGATCGGCGGTAATGGTGAACACCGTAGGTGTAAAGCAGTTGCGCACCACGAGGCACACCTGGAATGCCAGAACCAGGAAACCCAGTCCCTGGATAATCTGCGGCCTCTTCACTTCGCCCTGCAGGTAAGTCAGCACGAAGTACAGCCAGAAGTTGGCGGTGACTGCCGACGAAATATGGAACACCGAGGAACTGATGAACAAGGCGGTGTCGCTCTTGACATAGGGCATGGCGGCCAGCCCCCAGGCCGTGTCCTGCAGGCAGAAGAAAACGCACCAGAGAAGCAGCCTGCGGTAGGCCCTGTCCACCGGGGAGCTGTTGTCGCGGAACACGTAGGCATGGCGGAAAATAATCGTAAGGACGATTGCATAGGAAAGCGCCAAAATCCAGTAAAGCGAATGAACCACAGGAACCTCGAAAAATCTGTAAGTAATTTAACATAAAATTCCCGCTGCTCTCGCCCCACATGTCATCGCGAGGGCCGAAGGCCCGTGGCGATCCAAAGCATCCCGTCCCCGATGTTATGTCATCGCGAGGAACGTAGTGACGTGGCGATCCAAGCATTACATTTAATGCAAATGGAATGATAAAAATTATTTACAATTTCTTCAAATGCTTATATTTCGCTTACATTAATACGTTATCTGTAATATTAATCACAAACTCATTTGCCAAAATCTTGTCTTTTTAGCTCAAAAAGCTAAATTTCGCGCCGTAAAAATTTTTCAACGGGACCCCTAAAATGAAAAAATTCCTTTTCACAACCCTCGCTGTCGGTGCCTTGGCTGTAAGTGCTAATGCGGCCTTGACTGTGAATTCTAAAGGCTGCTACCAGATTAGTTCTGCCAGTGAACTTTCTGAATTCGCTTCTGTTGTAAATAATGGCGAAAAGACTGCTTGTGCTGCTGTTACAAAAAGCATCACACTTACTGGAACATGGACCCCGATTATGGGATTCAAGGGTGTATTTGACGGCGGTTACGATAGAAATGATGACGCTCCAATTACGATTAGTGGCTTGAAGTTTGACAATTCTTCTTCCGAAGTAGGATTGTTTGGTAGCGCTGAAGGCGGAGCTCTCATTCGTAATGTTTCCATTGTCAATGGAAGTGTTGGCGCTGATAAATATGTCGGTGGTATCGTTGGAAACGTTGTTGCTGCTAGTGAAAATGTGAGCGATTTGAAAAGCGTTGTAATTGATAACTGCAATTATAGCGGATCCGTTAAAGGTAATGAAAATGCCGGAGGCCTTGTAGGTAATATTTCCTCCAACACCAGTGTAACAATTACAAACAGCTATAGTACCGCTACTATTGAAAAATACACATCCAGCAAGAGTGACCAGGGTGGCTTAGTTGGTTATGTTGGCGCAAATGCGACCCTTAAACTGGTTAACTGCTATAGCACTGGTTCTGCTACAACAAATCCTCTTGTAGGAAATTCTAGGGGTACGATTACTGGTGATAACGTAGGCTGTAAAAAAACTGGCACTTTGTTTGACAAGTGCGATGATGTTGTAAAGAGTGGTGTTTATTCAAATTCCAACTCTGCAAATGTTGTTGCCAACTACGAAAGCAATTTGAATAACGAAGATTACCAAATTGCCAATGTTCGTTCCACTTATGATGCTTCCGCTATCGAAACTATGCTTGCTCCGGATCTTAGCGGCATTAGCTTCAAGGACACCACATGGACGGAAGGTTCTCTTTGGAGAAAGAAAACCTACGCAATTACATCTTCTACTTTGAATGATACTGAACCGGTGGTCCTTCCTCAGAGTTTGACCATTGACAGTGTTGTTCTTGATCGTGAATTCCAGCCGAAAGTGAATTCCACGGTTATGTTACCTTTTAGCATTGCTGCAAATGCTGTTGAAGGTGGTAAGTTCTTCAACATTACTGCAATGGGTGAAACAGATGGTGTTTGGAATGTCACTGGTGATCAGGAAGTTACGACCATTAAGGCTCATACCCCTTATCTTGTCAAGCCGACTGCAAATCGCTTGATTTTCCGCGGAAAGGTAACTCTTGAGGCTACTGATGGCAGCATGAACGAAGTTGCCATTGATGGTGCAGACAACTGGTCCTTCCGCGGTGTGTATGCTACAAAGCTCTGGGAAGAAAATGATCCTGAAATAGGAACAGCAGGCCAGGCATATGGCTATTCTTCTAAGGCCGATGCTGATCGTGGCATTACTGAAGGTTCTTTTGTCAGAGTCGGAAAGAATGTCCGTTTGAAGCCTATGCGTGGTTACCTGTACTATGCAGTTCCGCGTTGCTCTGGCCTTTGCAAGTCGGCTGCAATTTCTCTCGATGACCTTCCGTCCACAATCGTTGTAAATCTTATTGAGAAGGATTTGCCGCCTTATATTCCAGAAGTTGAAGAAGTGGTAGAAACCATCAATCCTATTGTTGGCGAAGAAACAGAAGAACAGGAAGATGCTCCGCTGTCTATTGTAAAGCCCATGATCGCTCCGGAAGCTGTGAAGGCAAATCGCTGGTTTGATCTCAATGGTCGTTTCCTCAATAAGAAGCCCACCAACCATGGCTCTTTCTACAACAAGCCGGTCATCATCAAGTAAGGAGGGAGTACAAATGAACATGGAAATTGAAAAGAAAGAATATGTCGCTCCTGCAATGACTATCGTTGATATGAAGATGGAAGCCCCTTTGCTTGGTGGCAGTGAATGTCTCATTGGCTGTGCAGCGTCTGAAGATCCTGATGATCCGTGGGATCTTGAATAATCTTCCCTCACACTCTTTTTTAGAATCTCACAGAAGCTTCCCCGCGTTCAATAACCTTAAAAAATCCCCTACGCCTTAAGCGCCGGGGATTTTTGGTTCTATTTAGAACTGTTCAAAGAATTTGTGCACGGCTTCCGGAACCCAGGTGCTTTCCCAGTTCCAACCGACGCCCATATTACCGGTGTCGTGTGCGGTCCACTGATGATCTCCGGGCCAGCTGCACCACTTCACAGGGAAGCGGGGGTCCACGGTCTTGAAGTCGTAGCAGACATGTCCTGTATTGCCGCTGATTTCTTCGGGCTTTTCGGCGCTGGCATCAGTAAACTGGCTGTCGCCATCAGAAGCCTTACCGTTGTTCTTGAGGATACGGGGCAGAGCACTGTCTCTTGCACGCTTGTAATCGCAACGGCCATCATTAACACCATGGACGTTCATCCATGCGATAGGCAACTTCTTGTTGGAACCATTTTCCTGAGGGAGCCAAATGTTATAGTCTGCGACAGCGTAGGTTGCCACGGCGCGGATGCGGTCCTGGTAATCCTGGGCGAGGGAGTTGGAATACATTGCCCCGAAGCTGAAGCCGGTAACGAACACGCGGCTAGTATCGATGCAGTAATTTTCTTCCATGGTGGTCAGCATCTTTCCGAAGAAGTCGTGGTCATCCTGGCCCTTGTTCCAGAGGCCGCCCACAGCCTGTGCAGAAACGAAGATGTAGTCGCCGTTCTTGTCCAGAACCTGCTGGCCATAGTACGGGGTAGGATGGTCGTAGTCCGGAGTATGGTGCACGAAGTCTTCGGCGGAACTGCCGTAGCAGTGCATGGCGAACATAATCTTGTAGGGCTTGGTGTTGTCGTAGTTCTTGGGCAAGGTGATGAAATATTCGCGGTTGGTGCCGTTCACGTTCACCACGTGGTGCTCACCGTTTTCCACACGCTTGTCGGTGCGCAAGGTAGACTCCTTGCCGCAACCCTTACTGGGGGTAGGTGCGTTCTTAAGTGCGTAACCGAACTTGTATTTCTTTTCGGCCTGGGTAAGTTCCAAGGCCAGTGTGGTATCAAGCTTGCTCAGCGCCACGGTCAAGGTATCGTAACCGTCGGCGATAACCTGAAGGTCGTCTGTAGCAGAGAACTTGAGAAGGGCGCGGGACTCTCCGCCCAAAGATGCGCTTTCCGAAGATCCGCTGAAGCCGCTTGCGCTTCCGTCGGCGTTGAACTTCACGCTTTGCATTGCAGAGCCGACGCGGACTCGTGCGAAGTAGGTACCCTTGGCGCTAATGCCCTGACGCAGATCGTAGGAACCGGAGCCGTAGAGGGTCTTGCTGGAAACAAGGTTGCCCACCATGTCGAAAACCTTCACCTGTACCGGGCTGCCGCTCTGTGCGTAGTTGAGAACGCCCTGGTTCACATTGATGAAACCTGCTCTTTGTTGCGGGGCAATTCCAAGTTTTTCGTCCACTTCCAGCGAGAACTTGCCGCTGGCATCGGTCTTGGTGGACTTTTCGTTCTTGAGAAGGCTAACGGATGCGTCGGCAACAGCCTTGCCGTCGGCCTTGTTGGTGACTGTTCCCTGCACGGTGTAGGCGTAAGCCGATGTGCACAAGGTTGCTGCAAGCGCGATGGGTAACGCGCGGATAACGGAATTCTTCATTCAACACTCCTTTTTTTTCCCGTATTAAATCCCGAAATTAATCTACCCTGAAATTCGGGGGATAGCCCTTGCGCGAGACGACTTGCCGTGGACAAAAAGTCAACAACGATAAGTTTACAATTTCTTATATTTTGGAACGTTGTGCGGCTTTGCTCAACCTGATTTGCCTAAAGAGGTTTCATATGGATAAGATTTATCGTTCTGGCATTGGTTTCGACGTTCACAAGCTGGTAGAAGGCCGTAAGTGCATTATCGGCGGCGTGGACATTCCTTACGAAAAGGGCCTGCTGGGCCATAGCGATGCCGACGTGCTTCTCCATGCAATCAGCGACGCCCTGCTGGGTGCCGCAGGCCTGGGCGACATCGGCACCTACTTCCCGGACACCGATCCAGCCTTCAAGGGCGCCGACAGTCTGGAACTCCTCCGCAAGGTAGGGGAGGAAGTGGCCAAGGAAGGCTACGACATCATCAACATCGACGCTATTGTCATGTGCGAACGCCCCAAGGTGAACCCCCACAAGGACCAGATGAAGGCTAACATCGCCCGTGTGCTGGGCCTGGATGTAAAGCAGATCGGCATCAAGGGCACCACCACCGAAAAGCTGGGCTTCACCGGCCGCGGCGAAGGCATCGCCAGCCAGGCTGTGGCCATGGTCCGCAGCAAGTAAAGCCATGGTCCGCAGCAAGTAAAGCGCCTTGTCATCCCGGCCTCCGAGCCGGGATCTAAAAAATTAAAGCCTCGGCCGAAGCCGGGGCTTTTGTGTTTTCTGCCGTAGCAGCAAAGTTAAGGTTTGTAATCGCTCTTGGGTTCCTTCAGGATTCCCCGCTGCTCGCGAATCTTGTCCATCACGTTCTCGATGGTGCAACCATGCAGCCAGAAAACCTTGCCTTCCTTTTCCGCTCGCTTGAATTCGTCACCGAAGTCGTGATTCTCGTAGTAATCAACATCAATGCCTTCTACTTTCATAGTATTCGATCTCCTTTTTGTGTGACCTTCGGACCGTAATCAAGATGTCGCTTTGTTTGTTGATTACTAAGGTCCAGAATTTATCATTTAATAACTTCGTTATTTTTGATAACCGGCTCGGAAATGTCCAAGCAAGCTTGGCCGCTTCACTCGCCTTAGTTATCAATTATTTTATTGATTAGCAAGACTGCGTTTTCGTCCGTCTCGCTGTCTTTGTTACAGAAGTCGCCTGAGATAAACTTATTGAGCATCTCAAACGTGAAACCGCGTTCCAGCATTCGCCGGAGCGCATGACCGCTTATGTTCATGAGGTTTTGTTCTGGGGCCTTGAACCCCAAGCTCTACGCAGATCGACGGGAAGCTTTACCCTTCCCTAAGTTCTTGCTTGTCGCAGCCTGCTGGCCGACGCTTGCGAAGTCTGGCAGAGAGTTGATGCGCCTGCCCGTGAAGGACTGCAGTCGGCAGGATTACGTCTCTATGTTTCAAATATACATTTTTTCCCTTAGGGGAGATAATTTCCGAAAAACCCTTGATTTTACGGGAAAATCGAGCGTTTTGGTGCCGGTTTTCCCGTAATTTTTTATACAAACTAATTGAAAATACCCGTTTCCCATGGAAAATACACCCAAAACGCAGGTGTCGGGGCCGAAAATGGCCCCTTTTTTGCGCCATGGTTGTAAAATTTGGCGGCACCCCACCCGATTGACCCGATTTTGTTGCGGACAAACTAGCGATTTACGGGAAAACCCCCGCTTATTAATTCTGTTTTCCCGTAATTTCATCCACTTTTCAAAAATTATCCCCCCGGGGCGACCCGGAGGATTTTTTCTATATTTACCCCCAGTTTATTGGATAAAGGAAAAATACTATGCCCGCTGTGGACATGAAACTGGCTGTACTCACTCTTCTCGGTTGTCTTGCACTTTTGATGTACGGTATGAAGACCATGTCCGAAGGTCTTCAAAAGCTCACCGGTAACACTCTGCGCACCATGCTGGGTACCATGACTAAACACCGCGTAATGGGTGTGGCTACTGGTACCGCCGTGACTGCGACTATCCAGTCTTCTACCGCTACCACCGTACTTACTGTAAGTTTCGTTAATGCTGGTCTGCTCACATTGAAGCAGGCCATTTCTATTATCATGGGCGCCAACATCGGTACCACCATCTCCGGATGGATCATGGTGCTGGGCTTCAAGTTCGACATGCTCTACTTGGTGTACCCCTGCTTCGTGCTGGGCATCATCACCAGCTACTTCAAGAAGAACAGCTCCAAGAGCTTCAGCGAATTCCTGTTCGGTCTCGCCTTCATGCTGTTTGCCATCACTACCCTCCGCAACACCGGCGCCTCCATGCACCTGGGCGAAATCCCCGCCGTGCAGAACTTTGTGGCTGCCTGCGGTAACTGGGGCTTTGCAAGCACCCTGCTGTTCCTTTTGATCGGTAGCGTCCTCACCATGTGTGTGCAGTCCTCTGCTGCGGTCATGGCGATCACCCTCATCCTCTGCTCCAGCGGCGCCCTCGAAATCTACCAGGGTATCGCTCTCGTGATGGGTGAAAACATCGGTACTACAGTGACTTCCAACGTGGTGGCTTTGAGCGCTTCTACCCAGGCTCGCCGCGCAGCCCTTGCCCACATGCTCTTCAACCTCTTCGGCGTGGTGTGGGTCCTCTGCGTGTTCCATCCTTTCATCAACATGGTCTGCGGCATCGTGGGCTTCGACCCCAATGTCAAGCCCACCACTCCCGAAGAAGTCAAGGCTGCCCAGGATGGCGTCACCTTCGCCGTGGCCGGCTTCCACACCATGTTCAACGTGGTGAACGTGCTGATCCTCATCTGGTTCATCAAGCCCATGGAAACCGTCATCTGCAAGATCATCAAGGACAAGCCCGAAGACGATGAATTCCGCCTCAAGTTCATTTCCGGCGGCATCCTCAGCACTGCAGAACTTTCCATCTTTGAAGCCCGCAAGGAAATTGTGCTCTTCGGCGAACGTTGCAAGAAGATGTTCAACATGGTGCCGGACCTGCTGACTACTAAGGATGAAAACGAGTTCACCAAGATCTTCAGCCGCATCGAGAAGTACGAAGGCATCAGCGACAGCATGGAAGTAGAAATCGCCAAGTACCTGAACGAAGTCAGCGAAGGCCGCCTCTCTCCCGAAAGTAAGGGCACCATCCGTTCCATGCTCCGTGAAATTTCTGAAATGGAAAGTATCGGCGACGCCTGCTACAACATGGCCCGCGCCATTAACCACAAGTTCCGCAGCAAGGACGACTTCACCGACGAACAGTACGCCCACATCAACCACATGGTGGAACTCTGCAATACTGCACTGGACTACATGATCGAAGTTGAAGAAGGCAAGCCCGGTGCAGACTACAACCGTTCCCGCAACGTGGAAAACGAAATCAACAACTACCGCAAGAGCCTGAAGGAACGTAACGTTGTCGACATCAACGACAAGAAGTACGACTACCAGATGTCTGTGCACTACATGGACGTGATCAACGCTTGCGAACACCTGGGCGACTACGTGATCAACGTGGTGGAAGCCCGCACCAACAGCAAGAAGCGCATTGTCTAAACAGCCTACAATCGCGACGCTTGGGAAATTGATTCTCCCGATGCTCGCGGTTGCCGCGGCGGTTTCTCTTGTTGCTTGCGACACAAATAAATCCAACGGTCCGGACCTTAGCCGTTATCCCCTGGAAAAATTGGACGGATTTATTTTCGTCCAGTCGTCCGGCGATTCCACGGTCCTTGGCACCAACGATTCCCTGGCGAAGCCTAGTGAACGCCCCCTGATGAAGGTGGCGTTCGATTACGATTTCTGGCTTGGCGAACATGAGGTGACCTGCGGCGAGTATGCCGAACTTATGGACGTTTCCTGCGAAGAGAAGGACCTGCCCGTAGTTGACGTTACGTACTTTGACGCTGTCTACTTTGCAAATGCCAAG
It encodes:
- the ispF gene encoding 2-C-methyl-D-erythritol 2,4-cyclodiphosphate synthase, giving the protein MYRSGIGFDVHKLVEGRKCIIGGVDIPYEKGLLGHSDADVLLHAISDALLGAAGLGDIGTYFPDTDPAFKGADSLELLRKVGEEVAKEGYDIINIDAIVMCERPKVNPHKDQMKANIARVLGLDVKQIGIKGTTTEKLGFTGRGEGIASQAVAMVRSK
- a CDS encoding diguanylate cyclase, producing MVHSLYWILALSYAIVLTIIFRHAYVFRDNSSPVDRAYRRLLLWCVFFCLQDTAWGLAAMPYVKSDTALFISSSVFHISSAVTANFWLYFVLTYLQGEVKRPQIIQGLGFLVLAFQVCLVVRNCFTPTVFTITADHQYKTELFREVAFLNQYAFYVVTGILTTFALFRSSSDKRKKYSAVLMFVMAPLLTGVFQLLYPDAPFYSVGTFIGCIIVHIFVVAQERNERLVVEAEVDSLTGVYNRNAYEQNYRQMKGSPIPDNMIFFSIDINGLKEVNDTLGHNAGDELIKGASECILKAFAGSGKVYRVGGDEFMVQLFSDVEGAVFKERILEETEQWSGKLAKELFLSVGFAEQRRNPYADLTEMKNAADKMMYRDKENYYKTRGVDRRGQREAYGAICRSYTKILKVNLTYDTFSIIQMNLSEKNSAQGFSEKISEWLHGFGTSGLVHPDDLESYLGSTNLEFLRRHFMGGASSIEIFYRRRYENVFRPTMMEMLPADDYSDVNQSLFLFVKDISTKTGE
- a CDS encoding esterase; protein product: MKNSVIRALPIALAATLCTSAYAYTVQGTVTNKADGKAVADASVSLLKNEKSTKTDASGKFSLEVDEKLGIAPQQRAGFINVNQGVLNYAQSGSPVQVKVFDMVGNLVSSKTLYGSGSYDLRQGISAKGTYFARVRVGSAMQSVKFNADGSASGFSGSSESASLGGESRALLKFSATDDLQVIADGYDTLTVALSKLDTTLALELTQAEKKYKFGYALKNAPTPSKGCGKESTLRTDKRVENGEHHVVNVNGTNREYFITLPKNYDNTKPYKIMFAMHCYGSSAEDFVHHTPDYDHPTPYYGQQVLDKNGDYIFVSAQAVGGLWNKGQDDHDFFGKMLTTMEENYCIDTSRVFVTGFSFGAMYSNSLAQDYQDRIRAVATYAVADYNIWLPQENGSNKKLPIAWMNVHGVNDGRCDYKRARDSALPRILKNNGKASDGDSQFTDASAEKPEEISGNTGHVCYDFKTVDPRFPVKWCSWPGDHQWTAHDTGNMGVGWNWESTWVPEAVHKFFEQF
- a CDS encoding Na/Pi cotransporter family protein, encoding MPAVDMKLAVLTLLGCLALLMYGMKTMSEGLQKLTGNTLRTMLGTMTKHRVMGVATGTAVTATIQSSTATTVLTVSFVNAGLLTLKQAISIIMGANIGTTISGWIMVLGFKFDMLYLVYPCFVLGIITSYFKKNSSKSFSEFLFGLAFMLFAITTLRNTGASMHLGEIPAVQNFVAACGNWGFASTLLFLLIGSVLTMCVQSSAAVMAITLILCSSGALEIYQGIALVMGENIGTTVTSNVVALSASTQARRAALAHMLFNLFGVVWVLCVFHPFINMVCGIVGFDPNVKPTTPEEVKAAQDGVTFAVAGFHTMFNVVNVLILIWFIKPMETVICKIIKDKPEDDEFRLKFISGGILSTAELSIFEARKEIVLFGERCKKMFNMVPDLLTTKDENEFTKIFSRIEKYEGISDSMEVEIAKYLNEVSEGRLSPESKGTIRSMLREISEMESIGDACYNMARAINHKFRSKDDFTDEQYAHINHMVELCNTALDYMIEVEEGKPGADYNRSRNVENEINNYRKSLKERNVVDINDKKYDYQMSVHYMDVINACEHLGDYVINVVEARTNSKKRIV